The Streptococcaceae bacterium ESL0729 genome has a segment encoding these proteins:
- a CDS encoding dUTP diphosphatase, with amino-acid sequence MKIRGFEVVSAYEDKGVNLPKRSTKHAAGYDIEASDKFVIKASEIGLVPTGLKAYMQDEEVLYLYDRSSNPRKKGIVLINSVGVIDKDYYNNPNNEGEIFVQMKNITDQDVLIEKGERIAQGVFMPYLVADGDLATGERTGGFGSTGK; translated from the coding sequence ATGAAAATTCGTGGATTTGAAGTCGTAAGTGCTTATGAAGATAAGGGAGTTAATTTACCCAAACGTTCAACCAAGCATGCTGCTGGATATGACATAGAAGCTTCCGATAAATTTGTTATAAAGGCTTCTGAAATTGGCCTAGTACCAACGGGTCTTAAGGCCTACATGCAGGATGAGGAGGTCCTTTACCTTTATGACCGAAGCAGTAACCCACGAAAGAAGGGAATTGTCCTCATCAATTCAGTCGGTGTCATCGACAAGGATTATTATAATAATCCCAATAATGAGGGTGAAATTTTTGTCCAAATGAAAAATATTACTGATCAGGATGTCCTTATTGAGAAGGGTGAACGAATAGCTCAAGGCGTTTTTATGCCTTATTTGGTAGCTGATGGAGATTTGGCAACTGGTGAGCGAACTGGCGGTTTTGGAAGCACTGGAAAATAA
- a CDS encoding DUF975 family protein gives MNFKSIKKEAKAFVNGNLKYSLILWSITIILSIMSASLGSQVDVSYDNFYISFPSILSFLITVAMFITSNSADYVTLDNLRLGRPSGRPLDQQSEILQKKYFFPVVIINILVSIYLALLIVLFAALITILLMAFSYKGLEPIFYLLPILLGIFGTIFVIAKSYSYAQATNIYKDYIDQGIKISARESISKSKNLMAGHRFKFFLFNLSFILWFILVGLTLGLAIFYVLPYYRTSLQNFYLKLAPEKEGLDLY, from the coding sequence ATGAATTTTAAATCAATTAAGAAGGAGGCTAAGGCTTTTGTTAATGGAAATCTGAAGTACAGCCTGATTTTATGGTCGATTACAATAATCCTTTCAATCATGAGTGCAAGCCTTGGTTCCCAGGTTGACGTTAGCTACGATAATTTTTATATAAGTTTTCCAAGCATCCTGTCCTTTTTAATCACTGTGGCCATGTTTATTACATCAAATAGTGCTGACTATGTCACCCTTGATAACTTGCGTCTAGGTCGTCCGAGCGGTCGTCCCCTTGATCAACAGTCAGAGATTTTACAAAAGAAGTATTTTTTCCCTGTTGTTATAATTAATATCTTAGTTAGCATCTATTTGGCCCTTTTGATTGTCTTGTTTGCGGCCCTTATAACCATTCTTCTGATGGCCTTTTCTTACAAGGGCTTGGAGCCAATTTTTTACCTCCTTCCTATTCTACTAGGAATATTTGGGACTATTTTTGTCATAGCTAAAAGTTACTCATATGCTCAGGCAACAAATATCTACAAGGATTATATAGACCAGGGTATAAAAATCTCGGCCAGAGAGAGCATCAGTAAGAGTAAAAATCTTATGGCAGGACACCGCTTCAAATTCTTTCTTTTTAACCTGAGCTTTATTTTATGGTTTATTTTGGTGGGATTGACCCTAGGACTAGCTATCTTCTACGTCCTACCATATTATAGGACCAGCCTGCAAAACTTCTACCTTAAACTTGCCCCTGAAAAAGAAGGCCTTGACCTATATTAA
- a CDS encoding rhomboid family intramembrane serine protease, whose amino-acid sequence MNFTYNKKHRVTYLLTALTSLVFVCMYVRYGSNMTSPRNLLASGALWGPDILEHPSHLWRLVSPIFVHIGLMHFLSNTFIIYFIGRDLEEIFGSFNYLILYLCSGIFGNAFVFCFDTFSLSAGASTSLFGIFAAVVGLGYISKIQALKEFSKGYLALILFNLAFNLFDPSISLLGHVGGALGGLILVFSVNLPTYRVRTSRSVRFLAVLIFITILVILIAIPFLKFGF is encoded by the coding sequence GTGAATTTTACCTATAATAAAAAACATAGGGTGACCTATCTTTTGACGGCTCTTACAAGCCTTGTTTTTGTCTGCATGTATGTGAGATATGGCTCAAATATGACAAGCCCAAGGAATCTTTTAGCCTCTGGGGCCTTGTGGGGCCCAGATATTCTTGAACATCCCAGCCATCTATGGCGGCTAGTTAGTCCGATTTTTGTTCATATTGGACTCATGCACTTTTTATCTAATACCTTTATCATCTATTTCATTGGTAGGGATTTGGAGGAGATTTTTGGCTCTTTTAATTATCTAATCCTCTACCTTTGTTCTGGTATCTTCGGAAATGCCTTTGTCTTTTGCTTTGACACCTTTTCTCTTTCAGCAGGTGCGTCAACCTCTCTTTTTGGAATTTTTGCAGCTGTTGTAGGCCTCGGCTACATTAGTAAAATTCAGGCCCTAAAGGAGTTTTCTAAGGGATATTTGGCCTTGATTCTCTTTAATCTGGCCTTTAATCTCTTTGATCCAAGCATTAGCCTTCTGGGTCATGTGGGTGGAGCCTTGGGTGGCCTAATTCTGGTATTTTCGGTCAATCTTCCGACTTATAGGGTTAGAACAAGTAGGTCAGTTAGGTTCCTAGCAGTCCTTATCTTTATTACCATTCTTGTAATTCTCATTGCTATACCCTTTTTAAAATTCGGATTTTAG
- a CDS encoding 5-formyltetrahydrofolate cyclo-ligase, translated as MKRKEISRQAMLEHLKKQNSLEKKKQEAYLSSKFLEHEQVFKAQKIGLFMSMPFEFDTSYLIKELRARGKDIFIPRVMGPGKMAFFPYEPDKLIRSKFGILEPRVSQEGVPDLLLVPGLVFDGESGYRIGYGGGFYDRYLSHFKGSTLSLAFDFQRDKIQAEVYDERVDEIFFYEGSEEDK; from the coding sequence ATGAAAAGAAAAGAAATAAGTCGTCAAGCAATGCTTGAGCATTTAAAAAAACAAAATAGCTTAGAGAAGAAGAAGCAGGAAGCCTATCTCAGCTCAAAATTTTTAGAGCATGAGCAGGTTTTTAAGGCCCAAAAAATTGGCCTTTTTATGAGCATGCCCTTTGAATTTGACACTTCCTACCTCATCAAGGAGCTAAGGGCTAGGGGTAAGGATATTTTTATTCCAAGAGTTATGGGTCCCGGTAAAATGGCCTTTTTCCCCTATGAGCCAGATAAGTTAATTAGATCGAAATTTGGTATCTTGGAACCAAGAGTTAGCCAAGAAGGTGTGCCTGATTTGCTTTTGGTGCCAGGCCTTGTTTTTGACGGGGAAAGTGGCTACCGCATAGGTTATGGGGGCGGTTTTTATGACCGCTATCTTAGTCATTTTAAGGGTTCTACCCTAAGTCTTGCCTTTGATTTTCAAAGGGATAAGATTCAGGCGGAAGTTTATGATGAAAGGGTTGATGAGATCTTTTTCTATGAAGGAAGCGAGGAAGACAAGTGA
- a CDS encoding cold-shock protein — protein sequence MAQGTVKWFNPEKGFGFITAEDGKDVFVHFSAIQTDGFKTLEEGQAVEFDVEDGQRGPQAVNVTKA from the coding sequence ATGGCACAAGGTACTGTTAAATGGTTTAACCCAGAAAAAGGATTTGGTTTCATCACTGCTGAAGATGGTAAAGATGTATTCGTACATTTCTCTGCTATCCAAACTGATGGATTCAAAACTCTTGAAGAAGGTCAAGCAGTTGAATTCGACGTTGAAGATGGTCAACGTGGACCTCAAGCGGTTAACGTTACAAAAGCTTAA
- a CDS encoding zinc ABC transporter substrate-binding protein AdcA, which translates to MKKEAKTGISRVRYKAILWGSILLACSLQVLAACSPAKSSKDGDRLEIIASFYPVYAFTKEIVGDTGEVKLLVPAGSEAHDYEPSARDLANISKSDAFVYHNDNMETWVKKAQENWQKSDLKLINATKDILLLPDDGTSHDHDHTGSDHKHEYDPHTWTSPYMAIKEVKSIEQQLITLYPDLADKFRENASKYLEKLEALDSEFTEKLGQAQQKNFVTQHSAFRYLALDYGLNQVPISGLNPDKEPSAARLAELKKYVAENDIKYIYFEDNTSDKFAKTLAKEAKIQVASLNPLESLTDKDLKDGKDYISVMKENLASLMKTTSLKGTDIKAENPSETTKTVANGYFSDSDVKDRSLSDYKGDWQSVYPLLQAGDLDQVFDYKAKIKKDMTAQAYKEYYQKGYASDVNQIKITNDSMTFIQNSASSSYKYKYVGYKILTYKKGNKGVRYLFETDDPNAGQFKYIQFSDHNIGPVKSSHFHIFYGGESQDKLLEEIDNWPTYYPQDMSSFEIAEEMLAH; encoded by the coding sequence ATGAAAAAAGAAGCAAAAACAGGAATTTCAAGAGTTAGATACAAGGCCATCCTTTGGGGAAGCATTCTCCTGGCCTGTAGCCTACAAGTCCTAGCTGCCTGTAGCCCAGCAAAATCTTCAAAAGATGGAGATAGACTAGAAATTATTGCAAGTTTTTATCCAGTCTATGCCTTTACTAAGGAAATAGTCGGAGATACAGGAGAGGTTAAGCTTCTTGTACCAGCAGGTAGTGAAGCTCATGACTATGAACCATCTGCCAGAGACCTTGCAAATATTAGTAAGTCAGATGCCTTTGTCTACCATAATGACAATATGGAAACCTGGGTCAAAAAAGCCCAAGAAAATTGGCAGAAAAGTGACCTTAAGCTTATAAATGCTACTAAGGATATCCTACTTCTACCAGATGATGGCACGAGTCACGATCACGACCACACTGGTAGCGACCACAAGCACGAATATGACCCCCATACTTGGACCTCACCTTATATGGCCATTAAGGAGGTCAAAAGTATTGAGCAACAACTAATCACCCTCTATCCTGATTTGGCAGATAAATTTAGGGAAAATGCTAGTAAGTATCTGGAAAAACTAGAAGCCCTTGATAGTGAGTTTACAGAAAAGTTAGGCCAGGCCCAGCAAAAGAACTTTGTCACCCAGCACTCAGCCTTTCGCTACCTTGCCCTTGACTACGGCCTAAATCAAGTCCCCATTTCTGGCTTAAATCCTGACAAGGAGCCATCAGCTGCCCGCCTTGCGGAGCTTAAAAAATATGTGGCAGAAAATGACATTAAATATATCTACTTCGAAGATAACACCAGCGACAAATTTGCCAAAACCTTAGCCAAGGAAGCAAAAATTCAAGTAGCTTCACTTAATCCCCTTGAAAGCCTAACGGATAAGGACCTAAAGGACGGGAAAGACTATATTTCTGTCATGAAGGAGAACCTTGCTTCCCTGATGAAGACAACTAGCCTTAAAGGTACAGATATAAAGGCAGAAAATCCATCTGAGACTACAAAAACTGTAGCAAATGGCTATTTTTCAGATAGTGATGTCAAGGACCGCAGCCTAAGCGACTACAAGGGAGACTGGCAATCCGTTTATCCCCTCCTTCAAGCAGGAGATCTTGATCAAGTTTTTGACTACAAGGCAAAAATTAAAAAAGACATGACCGCTCAAGCCTACAAGGAATACTACCAAAAGGGTTACGCAAGTGATGTCAATCAAATTAAAATCACAAATGACAGCATGACCTTCATCCAAAATAGTGCCAGCTCAAGCTATAAATACAAGTATGTCGGCTATAAAATTTTGACCTACAAAAAAGGAAACAAGGGAGTCCGCTACCTCTTTGAAACAGATGATCCTAATGCTGGTCAATTTAAGTACATTCAGTTTAGCGACCATAATATAGGACCTGTAAAAAGTAGTCATTTCCATATCTTTTACGGAGGTGAAAGCCAGGATAAACTTTTAGAAGAAATAGACAACTGGCCTACCTATTACCCGCAAGACATGTCTTCTTTTGAAATTGCTGAAGAAATGTTAGCCCATTAA
- a CDS encoding N-acetyldiaminopimelate deacetylase, translated as MDNKKVNSLNLVEVRRDLHQIPEIGLCEFKTHSYLMDKIKELAASKDFVKIKTWQTGILVMLEGKNPQKTIGWRTDIDGLPIVEQTGFDFESTHEGRMHACGHDFHMTIALGLLEEMLIEQPENNMLFLFQPAEENEAGGMLMYEAGAFGDWLPDEFYGLHVNPDLPVGTIATNAGTLFAGTCSLNITFKGVGGHAAFPHNTRDSLVAAAAFVTQVQSVVSRNVNPVEGAVVTIGSFNSGNTDNVISEEATVRGTVRTLTTEMNLLTQKRVREMAEGIALSYGVEAHVILDQKGYLPVENNPDLALKLMNYFEDKDSVDFREVGPSMTGEDFGYLLHKTPGVMFWLGVDSPYALHHPKMTPDEDALAFAVKEISDYLKVRTAK; from the coding sequence ATGGATAATAAAAAAGTTAATTCACTTAATTTAGTAGAAGTTAGACGAGACCTCCACCAAATTCCCGAGATTGGTCTGTGTGAGTTTAAAACTCACAGCTACTTGATGGATAAAATCAAGGAGCTTGCAGCTAGTAAGGATTTTGTTAAGATTAAAACCTGGCAGACTGGAATTTTAGTCATGCTTGAAGGTAAAAATCCGCAAAAGACAATTGGTTGGCGAACAGACATTGATGGTCTTCCAATCGTTGAGCAGACTGGATTTGATTTTGAGTCAACTCATGAAGGTCGCATGCATGCCTGTGGTCATGATTTTCACATGACCATTGCCCTTGGACTTTTAGAGGAGATGCTTATTGAGCAACCTGAAAATAACATGCTCTTTCTCTTCCAACCAGCTGAAGAAAATGAGGCTGGGGGCATGCTTATGTACGAAGCTGGTGCCTTTGGTGACTGGCTACCTGATGAATTTTATGGTCTTCATGTAAATCCTGATCTACCTGTTGGAACAATTGCAACCAATGCAGGAACTCTTTTTGCAGGAACTTGTAGTTTGAACATCACCTTTAAAGGAGTGGGAGGACACGCAGCCTTTCCGCATAATACCAGAGATTCCTTGGTTGCAGCTGCAGCCTTTGTAACCCAAGTGCAGTCAGTTGTCAGTAGAAATGTAAACCCCGTTGAGGGAGCTGTTGTGACAATTGGATCCTTCAATTCAGGAAATACAGACAATGTAATCTCGGAAGAAGCAACAGTCAGGGGAACAGTTAGAACTCTTACCACTGAAATGAATCTTTTAACCCAAAAAAGGGTCAGGGAGATGGCTGAAGGGATTGCCTTATCTTACGGGGTGGAAGCTCATGTTATCTTGGATCAAAAGGGTTACCTACCGGTAGAAAATAATCCAGACCTGGCCCTTAAGCTAATGAATTATTTTGAGGACAAGGACTCTGTTGACTTTAGAGAGGTTGGCCCAAGTATGACCGGAGAAGATTTTGGTTACCTCCTTCATAAGACACCTGGAGTTATGTTCTGGTTGGGAGTTGATAGTCCTTATGCCCTCCACCATCCTAAGATGACACCGGACGAGGATGCTCTGGCCTTTGCTGTTAAGGAAATCAGTGACTACTTAAAAGTTAGAACTGCTAAATAA
- the dapD gene encoding 2,3,4,5-tetrahydropyridine-2,6-dicarboxylate N-acetyltransferase, with the protein MTSKMNAQEIIQFIAQAEKKTPVKVTYKGEIGQVPATVKEFKAADKSFGLLFGDWEEIKPLLSDLAEADYVIENDSRNTAVPLLDMKEIKARIEPGAIIRDQVEIGDNAVIMMGAVINIGAVIGESTMIDMGAVLGGRATVGKNSHIGAGAVLAGVIEPASADPVRVGDNVLVGANAVIIEGVQVGSNSVVAAGAIVTQDVPEGVVVAGVPARVIKEIDAQTEAKTALEEALRTL; encoded by the coding sequence ATGACTTCAAAAATGAATGCTCAAGAAATTATTCAATTTATTGCACAAGCTGAGAAAAAGACACCAGTCAAGGTGACTTACAAGGGTGAGATTGGTCAGGTGCCTGCAACAGTTAAGGAATTTAAGGCAGCTGACAAGAGCTTTGGTCTTCTTTTTGGAGACTGGGAGGAGATTAAACCTTTATTAAGTGATTTAGCAGAGGCTGATTATGTGATTGAAAATGATAGTCGTAATACTGCTGTACCCCTACTTGATATGAAGGAGATTAAGGCAAGGATTGAACCAGGTGCCATTATCCGTGACCAGGTTGAGATTGGTGATAATGCTGTCATCATGATGGGTGCAGTCATTAATATTGGAGCAGTCATTGGTGAATCAACCATGATTGACATGGGGGCTGTCCTTGGTGGGCGTGCAACTGTTGGGAAAAATAGCCACATTGGGGCTGGAGCCGTCCTTGCTGGTGTGATTGAGCCAGCCAGTGCTGATCCTGTTCGTGTGGGTGATAATGTTCTTGTGGGAGCAAATGCCGTTATTATTGAAGGAGTTCAAGTAGGATCAAATTCAGTTGTAGCAGCAGGAGCAATCGTAACTCAAGATGTTCCAGAAGGTGTAGTTGTGGCCGGCGTTCCAGCCCGCGTCATCAAGGAAATTGATGCTCAAACAGAAGCTAAAACAGCCCTTGAAGAAGCTTTAAGAACCTTGTAA
- a CDS encoding energy-coupling factor transporter transmembrane protein EcfT, which produces MDKIIMGRYLPGNSIVHRMDPRSKLLVMFAFVVVIFMATDLVGYLILSVYTLLAVLLSKIKLSYYYTGLKPMIGLILFTALFQILFTQSGELLFEIWFLKITAGALLNAFYMALRLILIVVLSTVMTLTTAPLTLADGVATGLSPLKKLGVPVYDIGLMLSISLRFIPTLMDDTTRIMNAQRSRGMDFGEGNLMQKIKSVIPILIPLFVSSFKRADDLAIAMESRGFRGGEGRSKYRILKWKLCDTGLVLSFVALVVILYTWNIYK; this is translated from the coding sequence ATGGATAAAATAATAATGGGCCGCTATCTTCCAGGCAACTCAATTGTTCACCGCATGGACCCTCGGAGCAAACTTTTAGTCATGTTTGCCTTTGTTGTAGTGATTTTTATGGCGACTGACCTAGTAGGTTACCTGATTCTCTCAGTCTATACCTTACTAGCCGTTCTCCTATCTAAGATTAAGCTTTCCTACTATTACACAGGTTTAAAACCCATGATTGGTCTTATCTTATTTACAGCTCTCTTTCAGATTCTTTTTACCCAGTCGGGCGAGCTTTTATTTGAGATTTGGTTTTTAAAGATTACAGCAGGAGCCTTACTTAATGCCTTCTACATGGCCCTAAGGCTTATCTTAATTGTGGTTCTAAGTACGGTTATGACTCTTACAACAGCACCTTTGACCCTGGCTGACGGGGTGGCGACAGGCCTTTCTCCCCTTAAAAAATTGGGGGTGCCTGTCTATGATATTGGTCTCATGCTCTCGATTAGCCTGCGTTTTATTCCGACTCTTATGGATGACACCACAAGAATCATGAACGCCCAAAGATCGAGGGGGATGGACTTTGGCGAGGGTAATCTCATGCAGAAGATCAAGAGCGTCATTCCCATCTTAATACCGCTCTTTGTGTCAAGCTTTAAGCGGGCAGACGACTTGGCCATTGCCATGGAAAGCCGGGGTTTTCGCGGTGGTGAAGGAAGAAGCAAGTATCGTATCCTCAAGTGGAAGCTTTGTGATACGGGACTTGTCTTATCATTTGTAGCATTGGTTGTAATATTATATACTTGGAATATTTACAAGTAA